One Edaphobacter flagellatus genomic region harbors:
- a CDS encoding tetratricopeptide repeat protein: protein MSGSSLRAYLPLLFTTVLAAGSLHADSTEAASLLNQGRVDEAATILQKSLATQPHDAAAHALLCRAYYAQDMANAAVPECERAASDNPSNSNYQLWLGRAYGLKASQANMISAFSIAKKVAAAFERAVALDPNNVAAMSDLGQFYVNAPSIVGGGLDKAQALAPRLLARSPVKGHRLLAQIAQKKNDAATAEAEFKNAIAAGKSPEAWIDLAIFYQHHAQTDQTVAAIQSSIDANRTKNAALYDAASILIEMHRQPELAERCLRDYLASSAKTDDAPAFKARMLLGDLLKQRGNMQAAQNEYAAALALASKYSPALKATQGA, encoded by the coding sequence ATGTCGGGATCTTCACTCCGCGCATACCTTCCCCTTCTGTTCACGACAGTTCTCGCTGCAGGTTCGCTCCATGCCGATAGCACTGAGGCCGCCTCGCTGTTGAACCAGGGCCGCGTCGACGAAGCAGCAACTATCCTGCAGAAGTCTCTCGCCACGCAGCCGCACGATGCTGCGGCGCACGCGCTCCTGTGCCGCGCCTACTATGCGCAGGATATGGCGAACGCAGCCGTGCCCGAGTGCGAACGTGCCGCCAGCGACAATCCCTCCAACAGCAACTACCAGTTGTGGCTGGGACGCGCCTATGGCCTGAAGGCATCGCAGGCCAACATGATCAGCGCCTTCAGCATTGCAAAAAAAGTCGCCGCGGCCTTTGAGCGTGCCGTTGCACTCGATCCAAACAACGTCGCTGCGATGAGCGACCTCGGCCAGTTCTACGTCAATGCTCCCAGCATCGTCGGCGGCGGTCTGGACAAAGCCCAGGCACTCGCGCCACGCCTGCTGGCCCGGTCGCCCGTCAAAGGACATCGTCTGCTGGCGCAGATCGCGCAGAAGAAAAATGACGCCGCCACGGCCGAAGCAGAGTTCAAGAACGCGATCGCCGCAGGCAAATCTCCTGAAGCGTGGATCGATCTCGCCATCTTCTATCAGCACCACGCGCAAACGGACCAGACCGTCGCCGCCATTCAGAGCAGCATCGACGCCAATCGCACCAAAAATGCAGCCCTGTACGATGCGGCGAGCATTCTCATCGAAATGCACCGCCAGCCGGAGCTTGCTGAACGCTGCCTGCGCGACTATCTCGCCTCTTCCGCAAAGACCGATGACGCTCCTGCATTCAAGGCGCGCATGCTGCTCGGCGACCTGCTCAAACAACGCGGGAATATGCAGGCAGCACAGAACGAGTACGCCGCGGCCCTTGCCCTCGCCTCCAAATATTCACCTGCTCTCAAAGCCACGCAGGGAGCCTGA
- a CDS encoding TolC family protein has protein sequence MTCLQSLLAAATIAATMAVPATAQISLTTAVDLALKNSPRVLAAQAEVDKARFVLNQTKDVYIPSFSLGSGLGYTYGFPFGAPSLFSVNAQSLIFDQSQKNYIHAARAGLEAANHSLNDVRQQVMEDAVSTYIALDADQERMKAAQEESGFASELTRIVQQRLDAGQDSKMELTRSKLTAANLRLRQIQLEDDASNQRDHLARLTGLPADGLATVHDSIPVLQLTGNAPVPDTQLPESVQAAYSAAHSKLQSAFGDMRKMYRPQIGLGMQYSRLASFNNYADYYKPGSFNNYNNIQLGMQFNLPIFDMTKRSKSRESMADAQHSIHLADQARDQFLEGRHKMGNAVRELQARAEVAQLERELALNQIDVVRVQLHGGSPNGQPATPKEEQNALIQERARYLDFLEADLQLRQTEINLMRFNGGLEDWLKSAARTQAPDALKPDAPQPQ, from the coding sequence ATGACCTGTCTTCAAAGCCTTCTCGCCGCTGCCACGATCGCCGCGACGATGGCCGTGCCCGCAACCGCTCAGATCTCGCTGACAACCGCGGTCGATCTTGCCCTGAAGAACAGTCCGCGCGTGCTGGCCGCACAGGCCGAGGTCGATAAAGCGCGTTTCGTCCTCAACCAGACCAAGGATGTCTACATCCCCAGCTTCAGCCTGGGCTCAGGTCTGGGATACACCTATGGCTTCCCCTTCGGCGCTCCTTCCCTGTTCAGCGTCAACGCGCAGTCGCTTATCTTCGACCAGTCGCAGAAAAATTACATCCACGCCGCACGCGCTGGACTCGAGGCCGCCAACCACAGCCTCAACGATGTTCGTCAGCAGGTGATGGAAGACGCCGTCTCAACCTACATCGCCCTCGATGCCGATCAGGAGCGCATGAAAGCCGCACAGGAAGAATCAGGCTTTGCCTCCGAGCTGACCCGAATCGTGCAGCAGCGCCTGGATGCAGGTCAGGACTCGAAGATGGAGTTGACGCGCTCTAAACTGACGGCAGCGAACCTTCGTCTGCGGCAGATTCAGCTTGAAGACGATGCCAGCAATCAGCGCGACCATCTCGCCCGTCTCACCGGCCTGCCTGCCGATGGGCTGGCTACCGTTCACGACAGCATCCCGGTGCTCCAGCTGACCGGCAATGCTCCCGTCCCCGACACGCAATTGCCGGAATCGGTACAGGCCGCCTACTCTGCTGCCCACTCCAAGCTGCAGAGCGCTTTTGGCGATATGCGAAAGATGTACCGTCCGCAGATCGGCCTTGGCATGCAATACAGCCGGCTTGCCAGCTTCAATAACTATGCGGACTACTACAAGCCCGGCAGCTTCAACAACTACAACAACATTCAGCTCGGCATGCAGTTCAATCTGCCCATCTTCGACATGACCAAACGCTCCAAGAGTCGTGAATCGATGGCCGACGCGCAGCACAGCATACATCTGGCCGATCAGGCTCGCGATCAGTTCCTCGAAGGCCGTCACAAAATGGGAAACGCGGTCCGCGAGCTGCAGGCACGTGCCGAGGTCGCTCAGCTGGAGCGCGAGCTCGCCCTCAACCAGATCGATGTCGTTCGCGTTCAGCTGCATGGAGGCAGCCCGAACGGCCAACCGGCAACCCCCAAGGAAGAACAGAACGCCCTCATTCAGGAGCGCGCCCGTTATCTGGACTTCCTCGAAGCAGACCTCCAGCTCCGGCAGACAGAAATTAATTTGATGCGCTTTAACGGCGGACTCGAAGATTGGCTAAAATCAGCAGCGCGTACTCAGGCCCCGGATGCATTGAAGCCGGATGCACCGCAGCCGCAATAA